One Streptomyces coeruleorubidus DNA segment encodes these proteins:
- a CDS encoding CoA transferase subunit A: protein MSDKTMTADEVVSRLSSGMTLGIGGWGSRRKPMALVRALLRSRITDLTVVSYGGPDVGMLAAAGRIRKLVTAFVTLDSIPLEPHYRAARERAAFALTEIDEAMFMWGLHAAANRLPFLPVRAGIGSDVMRVNPGLRTVTSPYGDGETFVAMPALRLDAALVHMNRADRLGNGQYLGPDPYFDDLFCEAADTAYVSCERIVDTAELTKAAPPQTLLVKRHTVTGVVEAPNGAHFTSCAPDYGRDEAFQKTYATTPWPEFAARFLAGDEQAYRSAVGEGT from the coding sequence GTGAGTGACAAGACGATGACGGCCGACGAGGTCGTGTCCCGCCTGTCCAGCGGCATGACCCTCGGCATCGGCGGCTGGGGCTCGCGCCGCAAGCCGATGGCCCTGGTGAGAGCACTGCTCCGGTCCCGGATCACCGATCTCACGGTCGTCTCCTACGGCGGCCCGGACGTGGGCATGCTGGCCGCCGCCGGGCGGATCCGGAAACTGGTCACGGCCTTCGTCACCCTCGACTCGATCCCCCTGGAGCCGCACTACCGCGCGGCCCGCGAGCGTGCTGCCTTCGCACTGACGGAGATCGACGAGGCGATGTTCATGTGGGGCCTGCACGCGGCGGCGAACCGGCTGCCGTTCCTGCCGGTGCGGGCCGGTATCGGCTCGGACGTGATGCGGGTCAACCCCGGTTTGCGGACGGTCACTTCACCGTACGGGGATGGGGAGACGTTCGTGGCGATGCCCGCCCTGCGGCTCGACGCGGCCCTGGTGCACATGAACCGCGCCGACCGGCTGGGCAACGGGCAGTACCTGGGCCCGGACCCGTACTTCGACGACCTGTTCTGCGAGGCGGCGGACACGGCGTACGTCAGCTGCGAACGGATCGTCGACACGGCCGAGCTGACGAAGGCGGCACCGCCGCAGACCCTGCTGGTCAAGCGGCACACGGTGACCGGCGTCGTGGAGGCCCCGAACGGGGCGCACTTCACGTCCTGCGCGCCCGACTACGGCCGGGACGAGGCCTTCCAGAAGACGTACGCGACGACCCCTTGGCCCGAGTTCGCGGCCCGGTTCCTCGCCGGGGACGAGCAGGCGTACCGGTCGGCCGTCGGGGAGGGGACATGA
- a CDS encoding CoA-transferase subunit beta, whose product MTGATRAEYCVIACAEAWRGDGEVLASPMGLIPSIGARLARLTFAPDLLLTDGEALLVRPDGTTEGWLPYRQHLALVTGGRRHVMMGASQIDRFGNQNISCIGDWQRPRRQLLGVRGAPVNTLNNPTSYWIPRHSRRVFVERVDMVCGVGYDHAAGARHHRIPRVVSDLAVFDFATPDHSMRLASLHPGVTVEQVREATGFELAVPDEVPPTREPTAEELRLIREVVDPAGTRAREVAS is encoded by the coding sequence ATGACGGGGGCCACCCGCGCGGAGTACTGCGTGATCGCGTGCGCCGAGGCCTGGCGGGGCGACGGCGAGGTGCTCGCGAGCCCCATGGGGCTGATCCCCTCCATCGGCGCCCGGCTCGCCCGGCTCACCTTCGCGCCTGACCTGCTGCTGACCGACGGCGAGGCGCTACTGGTCCGCCCGGACGGGACGACGGAGGGCTGGCTGCCGTACCGGCAGCATCTGGCCCTGGTGACCGGAGGCCGGCGGCACGTGATGATGGGCGCGAGCCAGATCGACCGGTTCGGCAACCAGAACATCTCGTGCATCGGCGACTGGCAGCGGCCGAGGCGGCAGCTGCTCGGGGTGCGCGGCGCGCCGGTCAACACCCTCAACAATCCGACCAGTTACTGGATCCCGAGGCACTCCCGGCGGGTCTTCGTCGAGCGGGTCGACATGGTCTGCGGAGTCGGGTACGACCATGCGGCCGGGGCGCGTCACCACCGCATCCCGCGGGTCGTCTCCGATCTGGCTGTCTTCGACTTCGCCACACCCGACCACTCGATGCGGCTGGCCTCGCTGCACCCGGGTGTCACGGTGGAGCAGGTCAGGGAGGCGACGGGCTTCGAGCTCGCCGTCCCGGACGAGGTGCCGCCGACCCGCGAGCCGACCGCGGAGGAGCTCCGGCTGATCCGCGAGGTCGTCGACCCGGCCGGCACGCGCGCGAGGGAGGTCGCCTCGTGA